From the genome of Setaria viridis chromosome 1, Setaria_viridis_v4.0, whole genome shotgun sequence:
AAAGCTCATCAGACATAGTGTTGTTCCTTATTAAAGTGATCAGTAGCAAACAATTTAGACTTCATGAATTTTGGAGGGGGCTGAATACAGTAGCAAACTCCAAGATGCAACCATATTAGCCGTTCCCTGTCATGTCAAGTAGTTCATCGAGACCTTTTAGTCTCTGCTTCCCTTCACTAATCAAAAACCTGATCTTTTGATTATCATCACAATGGCGATATTTCTCGAACTCGGCCCTTGTGGTCTTCCTCAACTCATCTAGACAAAccaaattcatgaataattagTTGTGCCTTAAAATATAGCAGCACACACAGCAGAGTAAAAAAGCAAGGAGCCTAA
Proteins encoded in this window:
- the LOC117844257 gene encoding uncharacterized protein, producing MTRFMDLRAFILRTRVLKLYRQALRITQRAPEHARDELRKTTRAEFEKYRHCDDNQKIRFLISEGKQRLKGLDELLDMTGNG